One genomic window of Citrobacter sp. Marseille-Q6884 includes the following:
- the queF gene encoding NADPH-dependent 7-cyano-7-deazaguanine reductase QueF (Catalyzes the NADPH-dependent reduction of 7-cyano-7-deazaguanine (preQ0) to 7-aminomethyl-7-deazaguanine (preQ1) in queuosine biosynthesis) has product MSSYENHQALDGLTLGKSTDYRDNYDASLLQGVPRSLNRDPLDLKADNLPFRGADIWTLYELSWLNANGLPQVAVGHVELDYTSVNLIESKSFKLYLNSFNQTRFDSWEAVRQTLETDLRHCAQGDVSVALYRLDELEGQPIAHFNGTCIDDQDIVIDNYQFSTTYLENAVSGEKAVEETLVSHLLKSNCLITHQPDWGSIQIQYRGRKIDREKLLRYLVSFRHHNEFHEQCVERIFNDILRFCQPEKLSVYARYTRRGGLDINPWRTNTDFVPAIGRLVRQ; this is encoded by the coding sequence ATGTCTTCTTATGAAAACCATCAGGCGCTTGACGGCCTGACCCTCGGGAAATCAACAGATTACCGGGATAATTACGATGCCAGTTTGTTGCAGGGCGTGCCACGTAGCCTGAACCGCGACCCGCTGGATTTAAAAGCCGATAATCTGCCGTTTCGCGGTGCGGATATCTGGACGCTGTACGAGCTGTCATGGCTGAACGCCAATGGCTTACCGCAGGTTGCGGTGGGTCACGTGGAACTCGATTACACCAGCGTGAATCTGATTGAATCGAAAAGCTTTAAGTTATACCTCAACAGTTTTAACCAGACCCGTTTTGACTCATGGGAGGCGGTTCGCCAGACGCTGGAAACCGATCTACGTCACTGCGCGCAGGGTGATGTCAGCGTTGCGCTTTATCGTCTTGATGAACTGGAAGGCCAGCCGATTGCCCATTTCAATGGAACCTGCATCGACGATCAGGATATCGTTATCGACAATTACCAGTTCAGCACCACATATCTGGAAAACGCCGTTAGCGGCGAGAAAGCGGTGGAAGAGACGCTCGTCAGCCACCTGCTGAAATCCAACTGTCTGATTACCCACCAACCCGACTGGGGCTCCATACAAATTCAGTATCGTGGACGTAAAATCGATCGCGAGAAACTGCTGCGCTATCTGGTCTCTTTCCGTCATCACAATGAATTCCACGAACAATGTGTGGAACGTATTTTCAATGACATCCTGCGCTTCTGCCAGCCGGAAAAACTGAGCGTTTATGCGCGCTACACGCGACGTGGCGGCCTGGACATTAATCCGTGGCGAACCAACACCGATTTCGTTCCGGCGATCGGCAGACTGGTGCGTCAGTAA
- the ppnN gene encoding nucleotide 5'-monophosphate nucleosidase PpnN — MITHISPLGSMDMLSQLEVDMLKRTASSDLYQLFRNCSLAVLNSGSLTDNSKELLSRFESFDINVLRRERGVKLELINPPEDAFVDGRIIRALQANLFAVLRDILFVNGQIHNAGRFQHLDLESSVHITNLVFSILRNARALHVGEAPNMVVCWGGHSINENEYLYARRVGTQLGLRELNICTGCGPGAMEAPMKGAAVGHAQQRYRDSRFIGMTEPSIIAAEPPNPLVNELIIMPDIEKRLEAFVRIAHGIIIFPGGVGTAEELLYLLGILMNPANKDQVLPLILTGPKESEDYFRVLDEFIVHTLGESARLHYRIIIDDASEVARLMKKAMPLVKENRRDTGDAYSFNWSIRIAPDLQMPFEPSHENMANLKLYPDQPVEVLAADLRRAFSGIVAGNVKEVGIQAIEKFGPYKIHGDREMMRRMDDLLQGFVAQHRMKLPGTAYIPCYEICA; from the coding sequence TTGATTACACATATTAGCCCGCTTGGCTCAATGGACATGTTGTCGCAGCTGGAAGTCGATATGCTTAAACGCACGGCCAGCAGCGACCTGTATCAACTGTTTCGTAACTGTTCACTTGCCGTCCTGAACTCCGGCAGTTTAACCGACAACAGCAAAGAGTTGCTGTCCCGCTTTGAAAGTTTCGATATTAACGTGCTACGCCGCGAGCGTGGCGTGAAGCTGGAACTGATTAACCCACCTGAAGATGCCTTTGTCGATGGACGCATCATCCGCGCGCTGCAGGCCAACCTGTTTGCCGTGCTGCGCGACATTCTTTTCGTCAACGGTCAGATCCATAACGCCGGTCGTTTCCAGCATCTGGATCTTGAAAGCTCGGTTCACATTACCAACCTGGTCTTCTCCATCCTGCGTAACGCCCGGGCGCTGCATGTCGGTGAAGCGCCAAACATGGTCGTTTGCTGGGGCGGTCACTCCATTAACGAAAATGAGTATCTGTATGCCCGCCGCGTCGGTACGCAGCTGGGTCTGCGTGAACTGAATATCTGCACGGGCTGCGGTCCGGGTGCGATGGAAGCGCCAATGAAAGGCGCGGCGGTCGGCCACGCGCAGCAGCGATACAGAGACAGTCGCTTTATCGGCATGACCGAACCGTCAATCATTGCCGCTGAGCCGCCTAACCCGCTGGTTAACGAGCTCATCATCATGCCGGACATTGAAAAACGTCTGGAGGCGTTTGTGCGTATCGCGCACGGCATTATCATTTTCCCGGGGGGCGTAGGGACTGCAGAAGAACTGCTGTATCTGCTGGGGATCCTGATGAATCCGGCGAACAAAGATCAGGTTCTGCCGCTGATCCTGACCGGACCAAAAGAGAGTGAAGATTACTTCCGCGTGCTGGACGAATTTATCGTGCACACGCTGGGTGAAAGCGCGCGTCTTCACTACCGGATTATCATCGACGATGCCTCAGAAGTGGCGCGGCTGATGAAAAAAGCGATGCCGCTGGTGAAAGAAAATCGCCGCGATACCGGTGATGCCTACAGCTTTAACTGGTCTATCCGTATCGCCCCGGATTTGCAGATGCCGTTCGAACCATCCCATGAAAATATGGCGAACCTGAAGCTGTATCCTGATCAACCCGTTGAAGTCCTGGCGGCAGACCTGCGTCGCGCCTTCTCCGGGATCGTCGCGGGTAACGTGAAGGAAGTCGGCATCCAGGCCATTGAAAAATTTGGTCCGTACAAAATCCACGGTGACCGCGAAATGATGCGGCGCATGGACGATCTCCTGCAGGGCTTTGTCGCCCAGCATCGTATGAAACTACCCGGCACGGCGTACATCCCGTGCTATGAAATCTGCGCGTAG
- a CDS encoding HAAAP family serine/threonine permease, with amino-acid sequence MENTQTSTIVTGQTRSAWRKTDTMWMLGLYGTAIGAGVLFLPINAGVGGMIPLIIMAILAFPMTFFAHRGLTRFVLSGKNPGEDITEVVEEHFGIGAGKLITLLYFFAIYPILLVYSVAITNTVESFLTHQLAITPPPRAILSLILIVGMMTIVRFGEQMIVKAMSILVFPFVAALMLLALYLIPQWSGAVLETLSFDSAATTGNGLLLTLWLAIPVMVFSFNHSPIISSFAVAKREEYGDEAEKKCSKILAFAHIMMVLTVMFFVFSCVFSLTPADLAAAKEQNISILSYLANHFNAPIIAWMAPIIAIIAITKSFLGHYLGAREGFNGMVIKSLRSKGKTIEINKLNKITALFMLITTWIVATLNPSILGMIETLGGPIIAMILFLMPMYAIQKVPAMRKYSGHISNVFVVIMGLIAISAIFYSLFS; translated from the coding sequence ATGGAAAACACGCAAACCAGCACTATCGTTACGGGCCAGACCCGCAGCGCATGGCGCAAGACAGACACCATGTGGATGCTGGGCCTTTACGGCACGGCGATTGGCGCAGGTGTATTGTTCCTGCCAATTAACGCAGGCGTTGGCGGCATGATCCCGCTGATCATCATGGCCATTCTTGCCTTCCCGATGACCTTCTTTGCACACCGTGGCCTGACTCGCTTCGTGTTATCCGGTAAAAATCCGGGTGAAGACATCACTGAAGTTGTAGAAGAACACTTTGGTATTGGCGCAGGTAAACTGATTACCCTGCTCTACTTCTTTGCTATCTACCCAATCCTGTTGGTATACAGCGTCGCGATCACCAACACCGTTGAAAGCTTCCTGACCCACCAGCTGGCAATTACACCGCCGCCGCGTGCGATTCTTTCCCTGATCCTGATTGTCGGCATGATGACCATCGTGCGCTTCGGTGAGCAGATGATCGTAAAAGCGATGAGCATCCTGGTGTTCCCGTTTGTTGCAGCCCTGATGCTGCTGGCGCTGTACCTGATCCCACAGTGGAGCGGTGCAGTTCTGGAAACCCTGTCTTTTGACTCTGCAGCAACCACCGGTAACGGTCTGTTGTTGACCCTGTGGCTGGCCATCCCGGTTATGGTGTTCTCCTTCAACCACTCACCGATCATCTCCTCCTTCGCAGTCGCGAAACGTGAAGAGTACGGTGATGAAGCTGAGAAGAAATGTTCCAAGATTCTGGCATTCGCTCACATCATGATGGTGCTGACCGTTATGTTCTTCGTCTTCAGCTGTGTGTTTAGCCTGACTCCGGCGGATCTGGCTGCGGCGAAAGAACAGAACATCTCTATCCTGTCTTATCTGGCGAACCACTTTAACGCACCGATCATTGCCTGGATGGCACCGATCATCGCGATTATTGCTATCACCAAATCCTTCCTGGGCCACTACCTGGGCGCACGTGAAGGTTTCAACGGTATGGTCATTAAGTCTCTGCGTAGCAAAGGCAAAACCATCGAAATCAACAAACTGAACAAAATCACTGCGCTGTTCATGCTGATCACCACCTGGATTGTGGCAACGCTGAACCCGAGCATCCTCGGTATGATTGAGACCCTGGGTGGCCCAATCATCGCGATGATTCTGTTCCTGATGCCGATGTACGCCATTCAGAAAGTACCGGCAATGCGTAAATACAGCGGCCATATCAGCAACGTCTTCGTTGTGATTATGGGTCTGATTGCTATCTCCGCTATTTTCTACTCTCTGTTTAGTTAA
- a CDS encoding L-serine ammonia-lyase — MISVFDIFKIGIGPSSSHTVGPMKAGKQFTDDLIARGILTDVTRVVVDVYGSLSLTGKGHHTDIAIIMGLAGNLPDTVNIDAIPGFIQDVNTHGRLLLADGQHEVEFPVDKCMNFHTDNLSLHENGMRITALAGEKAIYSQTYYSIGGGFIVDEEHFGLPNNSPVTVPYPYKSAADLQRHCQETGLSLSGLMMQNELALHSKEELEQHFANVWEVMRSGIERGITTEGVLPGKLRVPRRAAALRRMLVSSDKTTTDPMAVVDWINMFALAVNEENAAGGRVVTAPTNGACGIVPAVLAYYDKFIREVNANSLARYMLVASAIGSLYKMNASISGAEVGCQGEVGVACSMAAAGLAELLGGSPMQVCIAAEIGMEHNLGLTCDPVAGQVQVPCIERNAIASVKAVNAARMALRRTSEPRVCLDKVIETMYETGKDMNAKYRETSRGGLAMKIVTCD, encoded by the coding sequence ATGATTAGCGTATTCGATATCTTCAAAATCGGCATTGGCCCTTCCAGTTCTCACACTGTCGGCCCAATGAAAGCAGGCAAACAATTCACGGATGACCTGATTGCACGCGGAATACTCACTGACGTAACCCGCGTAGTGGTTGATGTTTATGGCTCACTGTCTCTGACGGGGAAAGGCCACCACACTGACATCGCGATTATTATGGGCCTCGCCGGCAATCTGCCGGATACCGTAAACATCGACGCCATCCCGGGTTTTATCCAGGATGTGAATACTCATGGACGTTTGCTGCTGGCAGATGGTCAACATGAAGTCGAGTTCCCTGTTGATAAGTGCATGAATTTCCACACAGACAATCTGTCTCTGCACGAAAACGGGATGCGTATTACCGCACTGGCGGGCGAAAAAGCGATTTACAGCCAGACTTACTACTCCATTGGCGGTGGGTTCATCGTTGATGAAGAACACTTTGGTCTACCGAACAATTCACCGGTGACCGTACCGTATCCGTATAAGTCCGCAGCCGATCTGCAAAGACATTGCCAGGAAACTGGCCTGTCGCTTTCCGGCCTGATGATGCAAAACGAACTGGCGTTGCACAGCAAAGAAGAGCTGGAACAGCACTTTGCAAACGTCTGGGAAGTGATGCGCAGCGGAATTGAACGCGGTATCACCACCGAAGGCGTATTGCCGGGCAAACTTCGCGTTCCGCGTCGTGCAGCGGCGCTGCGTCGTATGCTGGTCAGCAGCGACAAAACCACCACCGACCCGATGGCGGTCGTTGACTGGATCAACATGTTCGCGCTGGCGGTTAACGAAGAAAATGCTGCCGGTGGACGCGTGGTTACCGCGCCGACCAACGGAGCGTGCGGCATCGTTCCTGCAGTACTGGCGTACTACGACAAGTTCATCCGCGAAGTAAATGCTAACTCACTGGCACGCTACATGCTGGTCGCCAGCGCCATTGGTTCACTGTACAAGATGAACGCCTCTATCTCTGGCGCCGAAGTGGGTTGTCAGGGTGAAGTCGGCGTCGCCTGCTCCATGGCAGCGGCAGGTCTGGCTGAGCTGCTGGGTGGTAGCCCGATGCAGGTATGTATCGCCGCGGAAATCGGTATGGAACATAACCTGGGGCTGACCTGCGATCCGGTTGCCGGACAGGTTCAGGTACCGTGCATTGAGCGTAACGCCATTGCTTCGGTAAAAGCGGTTAACGCCGCGCGTATGGCACTGCGCCGTACCAGCGAGCCGCGCGTCTGCCTCGATAAAGTTATCGAGACGATGTACGAGACCGGTAAAGACATGAACGCTAAGTACCGCGAAACCTCTCGCGGCGGCCTGGCGATGAAGATTGTCACCTGCGATTAA
- the xni gene encoding flap endonuclease Xni: protein MAVHLLIVDALNLIRRIHAVQGSPCVETCQRALDQLIVHSQPTHAVAVFDDEARNSGWRHQRLPDYKAGRPPMPDELHNEMPALRAAFEQRGVCCWVSSGNEADDLAATLAVKVTQAGHQATIVSTDKGYCQLLSPTLRIRDYFQKRWLDAPFIEKEFGVLPQQLPDYWGLAGISSSKVPGVAGIGPKSATQLLVQFQHLEGIYAQLDAVPDKWRKKLEAHKEMAFLCRDIARLQTDLHIDGNLQQLRLAR, encoded by the coding sequence ATGGCCGTCCATCTGCTCATCGTTGATGCACTGAATTTAATCCGCCGCATTCACGCCGTTCAGGGATCGCCCTGCGTGGAGACATGCCAGCGCGCGCTCGATCAGTTGATTGTGCACAGCCAGCCCACGCATGCCGTGGCGGTCTTTGATGACGAGGCGCGTAACAGCGGCTGGCGTCACCAACGACTCCCAGACTACAAAGCGGGTCGTCCACCGATGCCCGATGAATTACATAATGAAATGCCCGCCTTACGCGCCGCATTCGAGCAACGCGGGGTCTGCTGCTGGGTTTCCAGCGGCAATGAAGCCGATGATTTAGCCGCAACGCTGGCGGTGAAAGTCACCCAGGCCGGGCATCAGGCCACCATTGTCTCGACCGATAAAGGCTATTGCCAGCTGCTCTCTCCCACACTGCGTATTCGTGACTATTTTCAAAAGCGCTGGCTGGACGCCCCTTTCATTGAAAAAGAGTTTGGCGTGCTGCCTCAGCAACTGCCTGATTATTGGGGACTGGCCGGGATAAGTAGCTCAAAAGTACCGGGCGTTGCGGGTATTGGCCCGAAAAGCGCCACTCAGTTGTTAGTCCAGTTTCAACATCTGGAAGGGATTTACGCACAGCTTGATGCCGTGCCGGACAAGTGGCGCAAGAAGCTTGAAGCACATAAAGAGATGGCGTTTCTGTGCCGCGATATCGCGCGCCTGCAAACAGACTTACATATTGACGGAAACCTCCAGCAGCTACGGCTGGCCCGATAG
- the fucO gene encoding lactaldehyde reductase — translation MANRMILNETAWFGRGAVGALTDEVIRRGYRKALIVTDENLVQCGVVDKVTSRMDAAGLEWAIFSGVIPNPTIAVVQKGLEVFKLSGADYLVAIGGGSPQDTCKAIGIIHNNPEFEDVRSLEGLSPTHTPSVPVMAIPTTAGTAAEVTINYVITDEENRRKFVCVDPHDIPQVAFIDADMMDGMPAALKAATGVDALTHAIEGYITRAAWALTDALHIKAIEIIAGALRGSVAGESQAGEAMALGQYVAGMGFSNVGLGLVHGMAHPLGAFYNTPHGVANAILLPHVMQYNAEYTGEKFRDIARAMGVKVENLTREEARKAAVDAVFALNRDVGIPSHLRDVGVRKDDIPALAQAAFDDVCTGGNPREANLADIVELYHTAW, via the coding sequence ATGGCGAACAGAATGATTTTGAACGAAACGGCATGGTTTGGTCGGGGAGCCGTTGGCGCATTAACCGATGAAGTCATCCGTCGTGGTTACCGAAAAGCACTGATTGTGACAGACGAAAATCTGGTGCAATGCGGTGTGGTTGATAAGGTGACGTCGCGGATGGATGCGGCAGGTCTGGAATGGGCCATTTTTTCCGGCGTTATCCCTAACCCAACCATTGCGGTGGTGCAGAAAGGGCTGGAGGTGTTTAAGCTCAGTGGCGCAGATTATCTGGTCGCCATTGGCGGAGGCTCCCCTCAGGATACCTGTAAAGCGATTGGCATTATTCACAATAACCCTGAGTTTGAAGATGTGCGCAGCCTGGAAGGGTTGTCGCCGACGCACACACCGAGCGTTCCGGTTATGGCCATCCCGACGACGGCGGGTACGGCAGCCGAGGTCACCATTAACTACGTGATCACCGATGAGGAAAATCGGCGTAAATTTGTCTGTGTTGACCCGCATGATATCCCGCAGGTGGCATTTATTGATGCCGATATGATGGACGGCATGCCTGCTGCACTCAAAGCCGCCACCGGCGTTGATGCGCTGACCCACGCCATTGAAGGATACATTACCCGTGCGGCCTGGGCGTTAACGGACGCGCTGCACATCAAAGCCATCGAGATCATCGCCGGGGCGTTACGCGGGTCTGTCGCCGGTGAAAGCCAGGCGGGTGAAGCGATGGCGTTGGGTCAGTACGTTGCCGGAATGGGATTTTCAAACGTGGGTCTGGGGCTGGTGCATGGCATGGCGCACCCACTGGGGGCGTTTTATAACACGCCGCACGGCGTCGCCAATGCAATCTTGTTGCCGCACGTCATGCAGTACAACGCTGAATATACGGGAGAGAAGTTCCGTGATATCGCCCGGGCAATGGGGGTGAAAGTCGAAAACCTGACGCGGGAAGAGGCGCGTAAAGCCGCTGTTGATGCCGTGTTTGCGCTCAACCGTGATGTGGGGATCCCCTCGCATTTACGTGATGTTGGTGTACGCAAAGACGATATTCCTGCATTGGCGCAGGCGGCGTTTGACGATGTGTGTACTGGCGGGAACCCGCGTGAAGCGAACCTTGCGGATATCGTCGAGTTGTACCATACGGCCTGGTAA
- the fucA gene encoding L-fuculose-phosphate aldolase, translating to MERMRLSREIIETCLEMTSLGLNQGTAGNVSARYENGMLITPSGIPYERLTENMIVYVDNDGKYDKGQLPSSEWRFHLAAYQTRPDANAVVHNHAIHCTAVSILNRPIPAIHYMIAAAGGNSIPCAPYATFGTRELSEHVVVALKNRKATLLQHHGLIACEVNLEKALWLAQEVEVLARLYLSTLAIVDPVPVLDDEEIAVVLEKFKSYGLRIEE from the coding sequence ATGGAAAGAATGCGTTTATCGCGAGAAATCATTGAAACCTGTCTTGAAATGACCAGCCTGGGGCTGAATCAGGGAACGGCAGGGAATGTGAGTGCACGTTATGAGAACGGCATGCTGATTACGCCCAGCGGCATTCCTTACGAAAGGCTCACGGAAAATATGATCGTCTATGTAGATAACGACGGAAAATACGATAAGGGACAATTACCTTCCAGCGAATGGCGTTTTCACCTGGCGGCTTACCAGACGCGACCCGATGCGAATGCGGTCGTCCATAATCACGCGATTCATTGTACCGCAGTATCGATTCTTAACCGTCCTATCCCGGCCATCCACTACATGATTGCCGCTGCGGGCGGTAACTCGATTCCGTGTGCGCCCTATGCGACCTTTGGGACTCGTGAGTTATCAGAGCATGTCGTGGTTGCCCTGAAAAACCGTAAAGCAACGCTGTTACAGCACCATGGGCTGATTGCCTGTGAGGTGAATCTGGAAAAAGCGCTGTGGCTGGCCCAGGAAGTGGAAGTCCTTGCCCGTCTTTATCTGAGCACTCTGGCGATCGTTGACCCGGTACCGGTACTGGATGATGAGGAAATCGCCGTTGTGCTGGAGAAATTCAAATCTTACGGATTACGTATTGAAGAATAG